A DNA window from Ipomoea triloba cultivar NCNSP0323 chromosome 10, ASM357664v1 contains the following coding sequences:
- the LOC116032390 gene encoding phosphatidylinositol 4-phosphate 5-kinase 7-like, with product MENNERTDEKVFPNGDSYVGSINGMLPHGKGRYIWSDGSVYDGDWDEGKMTGKGRIIWSSGSTYEGDFSGNYLHGYGTFNGRDGSIYRGSWRMNNQHGIGRKQYHNADVYDGCWREGVREGSGRYAWSNGNLYIGNWQNGKMCGRGGMKWSNGDLFDGFWLNGLRHGSGCYRFADGSYFFGTWAKGLKDGCGTFYPAGSKLSSLDKCKIDKHQDKIKRMLSHSSSVSIVSTEESDKPEVKRSLSEKISNSFGRGSGRISHKTASLVSDWIIDDSREMLPEDASSMLSNNSLDGQSDLLDNSTVAYEREYMQGVLIKERVRTVTRLSLKSKQKRKFHAKEVKRSSCIDFFKGRKSYYLMLNLQLGIRYSVGKITPVPIREVRLSDFGEQARIKMYFPRKGSQFTPPHYSIDFYWKDYCPMVFRNLRELFKLNAAEYMMSICGDDGLRELSSPGKSGSIFYLSRDDRFVIKTLKKSELKVLLKMLPSYYKHVKDHENTLITKFFGLHRISFRRGKKVRFVVMGNMFCTELHIHRRYDLKGSSHGRFTNKDEIDEGTTLKDLDLTYEFHMDKLLREILFRQLSLDCQFLESQQIIDYSLLLGLHFRAPEHLTALLEPPDSVHKPETSTTLSDGGTSQGEISIPPRGLLLVTHEPSSVSNEPGPHIRGNTLKAYSVGDKEVDLLLPGTGRLRVQLGVNMPAQATHKLMQDGTDSAEVELFEVYDVVLYMGIIDILQEYNMKKKLEHAYKSMQIDPMSISAVEPKLYSKRFINFLEKVFPTGP from the exons ATGGAAAATAATGAAAG GACTGATGAGAAGGTCTTCCCAAATGGAGATTCCTATGTGGGTAGTATTAACGGAATGCTTCCCCATGGAAAAGGTAGATATATATGGTCGGATGGAAGTGTTTATGATGGTGATtgggatgaaggaaagatgACTGGGAAAGGACGGATTATTTGGTCATCAGGATCTACTTATGAGGGTGACTTTTCTGGAAATTACCTCCATGGGTATGGTACCTTTAATGGTCGTGATGGTTCTATATATAGAGGTTCCTGGAGGATGAATAATCAGCATGGTATTGGAAGAAAGCAGTATCACAATGCAGATGTTTATGATGGTTGTTGGAGAGAAGGGGTTCGTGAGGGCAGTGGTAGATATGCATGGAGTAATGGGAACTTGTACATTGGGAATTGGCAAAATGGGAAAATGTGTGGTAGGGGTGGTATGAAGTGGTCTAATGGAGATCTTTTTGATGGTTTTTGGTTGAATGGGTTAAGACATGGGTCAGGCTGTTACAGGTTTGCTGATGGAAGTTACTTTTTTGGAACGTGGGCTAAAGGCCTAAAAGATGGATGTGGAACTTTTTATCCTGCTGGAAGCAAGCTTTCCTCTCTCGATAAATGTAAGATTGATAAGCATCAGGACAAGATAAAAAGGATGCTATCTCATAGTTCATCGGTGAGTATAGTGAGTACAGAGGAGTCAGACAAACCTGAAGTGAAACGTAGTCTTTCTGAGAAGATCTCAAATAGCTTTGGAAGAGGTTCTGGGAGAATATCACATAAGACTGCATCACTGGTGAGTGACTGGATTATTGATGACTCTAGAGAGATGTTACCAGAAGATGCCTCATCCATGTTATCTAACAATTCACTAGACGGTCAGAGTGATTTGTTGGACAATAGTACTGTGGCTTATGAAAGAGAATACATGCAAGGAGTCCTTATCAAAGAAAGGGTTAGGACGGTAACAAGACTATCCCTCAAAAGTAAACAGAAGCGTAAGTTTCACGCAAAAGAAGTAAAGAGGAGTTCATGCATTGACTTTTTTAAAGGCCGTAAGAGCTATTACCTGATGCTTAATTTGCAGCTTGGTATCCG GTACTCTGTGGGGAAGATCACGCCTGTTCCTATCCGGGAAGTGAGACTGTCAGATTTTGGAGAGCAGGCTAGGATAAAGATGTATTTTCCTAGAAAAGGCTCTCAATTTACGCCTCCCCACTATTCAATTGATTTCTATTGGAAGGACTATTGCCCTATGGTTTTCAG GAATTTAAGGGAGTTGTTCAAGTTAAATGCAGCAGAGTACATGATGTCCATCTGTGGTGATGATGGTTTGAGAGAGCTTTCATCTCCTGGAAAAAGTGGCAGTATTTTTTATCTTTCTCGTGACGATAGATTTGTCATCAAGACTTTAAAAAAGTCTGAGCTTAAG GTTCTATTGAAAATGCTCCCTTCTTACTACAAACATGTAAAAGACCATGAGAACACACTCATAACGAAATTTTTTGGGCTTCACAGAATATCATTCAGGAGAGGAAAAAAG GTACGCTTTGTAGTCATGGGAAATATGTTTTGCACTGAACTGCATATACATCGACGGTATGATTTAAAGGGTTCTTCTCATGGAAGATTTACAAACAAAGATGAAATTGACGAGGGTACTACATTGAAGGATCTTGATTTGACATATGAGTTTCATATGGATAAATTATTACGTGAAATACTTTTTAG GCAATTATCTCTCGACTGTCAGTTCTTAGAATCACAACAAATAATTGATTATAGTCTTCTATTGGGATTGCACTTTAGAGCTCCTGAGCATCTGACAGCACTGTTAGAGCCTCCTGATTCTGTGCACAAACCAGAGACTAGTACTACTCTAAGCGATG GGGGGACCTCTCAGGGCGAGATCTCAATCCCTCCAAGGGGTTTGCTTTTAGTAACCCATGAGCCTAGCTCAGTGAGCAATGAACCGGGTCCCCACATAAGAGGAAATACATTGAAAGCCTACTCTGTTGGTGATAAAGAGGTTGATCTCCTTTTACCTGGCACTGGAAG gctGAGGGTGCAGTTAGGCGTGAACATGCCAGCTCAAGCAACCCACAAGCTTATGCAGGATGGCACTGATTCTGCTGAAGTTGAACTGTTCGAGGTGTACGATGTTGTTCTGTATATGGGCATAATCGACATATTGCAGGAATACaacatgaaaaagaaattagagCACGCTTACAAATCCATGCAGATCGACCCCATGTCAATTTCAGCCGTGGAACCCAAGCTCTATTCCAAACGTTTTATCAATTTTCTAGAGAAAGTGTTTCCTACTGGACCTTAG